The proteins below are encoded in one region of Bacillota bacterium:
- the folB gene encoding dihydroneopterin aldolase: MRGEVVDRIILKGMTFYGRHGVLPEEKDKGQPFVVDLVLYLDLEQAALADDLGCTVDYSRVFEAVRQIVEGDRFDLIEAMARDISEQVMARFPVTGVRVRVKKPKAPLGGIIQYVAVSMRRWRGRDR, from the coding sequence GTGAGGGGCGAAGTGGTTGACCGCATAATCCTGAAGGGTATGACGTTTTACGGGAGGCACGGAGTGCTTCCGGAGGAAAAGGACAAGGGGCAACCTTTTGTGGTGGACCTCGTACTGTATCTCGACCTGGAACAGGCGGCGCTGGCTGATGATCTGGGCTGCACGGTGGATTACTCGCGGGTCTTTGAAGCGGTGAGGCAAATCGTGGAGGGCGACCGTTTCGACCTCATAGAGGCCATGGCCCGGGACATATCCGAGCAGGTGATGGCCCGCTTCCCCGTCACAGGGGTCCGGGTTCGGGTGAAGAAACCGAAGGCTCCCCTGGGAGGGATTATCCAGTATGTAGCGGTGAGCATGCGGAGGTGGCGGGGGCGGGATCGTTGA
- the folK gene encoding 2-amino-4-hydroxy-6-hydroxymethyldihydropteridine diphosphokinase — translation MAYLGLGANQGERETMLARAVARLHAHPAVRIVRWSSLYETEPVGPEGQGWYLNAVLEVETSLCPVELLGACKQIERDLGRRPGVRWGPRLIDIDIELFGRLRTRTRELELPHPELPKRAFVLVPLAEVAPEAEIPGLGSVRSVLAGCNDPHRVRFHRGPVWLDLNEAFCSLCGRGGAES, via the coding sequence GTGGCTTACCTGGGCCTGGGGGCAAACCAGGGCGAGCGCGAGACCATGCTGGCCCGGGCGGTGGCCCGCCTGCACGCCCACCCGGCCGTACGCATAGTCCGGTGGTCTTCTCTGTACGAGACGGAGCCGGTTGGACCTGAAGGCCAGGGATGGTACCTGAATGCCGTCCTGGAGGTGGAAACATCACTGTGTCCCGTCGAGCTGTTGGGCGCCTGCAAGCAGATTGAGCGGGACCTGGGAAGGCGGCCGGGGGTGCGTTGGGGGCCGCGTCTCATAGACATCGACATAGAGCTCTTCGGGCGTTTGCGCACCCGGACCCGGGAGCTCGAACTCCCCCACCCCGAACTGCCCAAAAGGGCTTTTGTGCTCGTGCCTCTGGCCGAGGTTGCTCCAGAGGCCGAGATTCCCGGCCTGGGCAGCGTGAGATCCGTCCTGGCTGGCTGTAATGATCCACACCGCGTGAGGTTTCACCGCGGCCCGGTATGGCTGGACTTGAACGAGGCGTTTTGTTCTCTCTGTGGAAGAGGGGGAGCTGAGAGTTGA
- a CDS encoding sodium ion-translocating decarboxylase subunit beta translates to MNGLLAGLAGMTAGHLIMIGIGGLLIWLAIRKEYEPTLLLPIGFGAILANIPFSAAVMPGGVLELLHRAGIATELFPVLIFVAVGAMMDFSPVLQNPILMVFGAAAQFGVFFTMLLAATAGFPLKEAAAIGVIGAADGPTSIYVASVFAPRLLGPISVAAYSYMSLVPIIQPPVIRFLTSRADRRISMTYRRQDVSRTALILFPVAVTVIAGLVAPISVPLIGMLMFGNLIRECGVVERLSRAAQEELAHLVTLLLGITIGSTMRADTFLTPGTLLILLMGLAAFVMDTAAGVVFAKLLNLFLPEKINPMVGAAGISAFPMSARVIARMALNEDPQNYILMHAAGANVAGQIGSIMAGGLILALVR, encoded by the coding sequence TTGAACGGACTTCTGGCCGGGCTGGCAGGCATGACGGCGGGGCACCTGATCATGATCGGGATCGGAGGCCTGCTCATCTGGCTCGCCATCCGCAAGGAGTATGAACCGACGCTGCTTTTGCCCATCGGCTTTGGGGCCATTCTGGCCAACATCCCCTTTTCGGCGGCGGTCATGCCGGGGGGCGTGCTGGAGCTGCTGCACCGGGCCGGGATTGCCACCGAGCTGTTCCCGGTGCTCATCTTTGTGGCGGTGGGGGCCATGATGGACTTCTCCCCCGTGCTGCAGAATCCCATCCTGATGGTGTTCGGGGCCGCCGCTCAGTTCGGCGTATTCTTCACCATGCTGCTGGCGGCTACGGCTGGCTTCCCGCTGAAGGAGGCGGCCGCTATCGGGGTGATCGGGGCCGCCGACGGTCCCACCTCCATCTACGTGGCCTCGGTGTTTGCCCCGCGTCTGCTGGGTCCCATCTCGGTGGCGGCATACTCGTACATGTCTCTGGTACCCATCATCCAACCGCCTGTCATCAGGTTCCTCACTTCCCGGGCCGACCGGCGCATCTCCATGACTTACCGGCGCCAGGACGTTTCCCGCACGGCGCTCATCCTCTTCCCCGTCGCGGTGACGGTGATCGCCGGCCTGGTGGCGCCCATCAGCGTCCCCCTCATAGGCATGCTCATGTTCGGTAATCTGATCCGGGAATGCGGGGTGGTGGAGCGGCTGTCGCGGGCCGCCCAGGAGGAACTGGCCCACCTGGTGACCCTGCTCCTGGGGATCACCATCGGGTCCACCATGCGGGCGGACACCTTCCTCACGCCGGGCACCCTGCTCATCCTGCTCATGGGGCTGGCTGCCTTCGTCATGGACACCGCCGCGGGAGTGGTGTTTGCCAAGCTCCTCAACCTGTTTCTTCCCGAGAAGATCAACCCCATGGTGGGGGCGGCGGGGATATCGGCCTTCCCCATGTCGGCCCGGGTGATTGCCCGCATGGCATTGAACGAAGATCCTCAGAACTACATCCTCATGCACGCGGCAGGGGCCAACGTGGCCGGGCAGATCGGTTCCATCATGGCGGGCGGGCTCATCCTCGCCCTGGTGAGGTGA